The following are from one region of the Deltaproteobacteria bacterium genome:
- a CDS encoding universal stress protein, whose protein sequence is MKALWLVDVLDKDLKSPNAIANTLQGLGFGPSDQIWCTYMSQELDGDFMRVGSLPGSLLKKHMSKVDTQGLAVRPSVISVNSVSLKSGADRILMDAKSKRVDLIALQTHGRKGFVRFVMGSFAETLIHRSPVSLLILNPHAKAKKTLKRILYATELERAAEKSVVTVAEFAKRAGAELRLVYVPFPSYAVKFKGQDPQVETYRKKLPLQMGRLAQIASQGGVVTDFVIANPNKSIVDLIDAEAENFRADLTVVKSKSGPLGTLFLGSVARSLIRQSNKPVLILRH, encoded by the coding sequence ATGAAAGCACTTTGGCTTGTGGATGTCTTGGATAAAGATCTTAAGTCACCGAACGCGATCGCAAATACTTTGCAGGGTCTTGGCTTCGGGCCGTCCGATCAAATCTGGTGCACGTATATGTCGCAGGAACTCGACGGTGACTTCATGCGCGTTGGAAGCCTCCCTGGCTCTCTTCTCAAAAAACATATGTCGAAAGTCGATACTCAAGGGCTGGCAGTTCGGCCGTCTGTTATTTCGGTCAATAGCGTCTCGCTTAAATCCGGGGCCGACCGCATTTTGATGGATGCGAAATCGAAACGAGTAGATCTGATTGCGCTTCAGACACATGGGCGAAAGGGGTTTGTCAGGTTCGTTATGGGTAGCTTTGCGGAAACATTGATACATCGTTCGCCCGTTTCCTTGTTGATTCTAAATCCACATGCCAAAGCGAAGAAGACTCTGAAGCGAATTCTATATGCGACGGAACTCGAAAGAGCGGCGGAAAAATCTGTGGTGACAGTCGCCGAATTCGCCAAACGCGCTGGCGCAGAGCTTCGGCTCGTTTACGTTCCGTTTCCTTCCTATGCAGTCAAGTTCAAAGGCCAGGATCCGCAAGTAGAGACATATCGAAAAAAATTGCCTCTTCAGATGGGGCGTTTGGCGCAAATCGCATCCCAGGGTGGGGTTGTCACAGATTTCGTGATCGCAAACCCAAACAAATCCATCGTCGACCTCATTGATGCAGAGGCAGAAAACTTTCGCGCAGATCTAACAGTTGTAAAATCCAAATCGGGTCCGCTGGGGACATTGTTTTTAGGAAGCGTTGCGAGAAGTCTTATTCGCCAATCGAATAAGCCAGTTTTAATTCTTAGACACTAA
- a CDS encoding rhomboid family intramembrane serine protease → MPIHSSRFISILILLNISIFFLWLSTSFGYLPFGIDESFMQRNFLVSWNGLQEGRYWTLLSSAFSHSLFIHIFLNMFVLQSFGPIVHSVLGFRRFAVFYLTAAIVSSFSHAAVSAFIVGKPGLQALGASGAVSGLILLFALMFPTQKILMFGFIPVPAFVGGLIFIGLDVWGLWAQAEGGGLPIGHGAHLGGAITGIFYYLILLNQLRKAKASSTPY, encoded by the coding sequence ATGCCAATTCATTCGTCACGCTTCATTTCTATTTTAATACTGCTTAACATTTCTATCTTCTTTCTTTGGCTGTCGACATCGTTCGGATACCTTCCCTTTGGAATCGATGAATCATTTATGCAGCGAAACTTTCTTGTAAGCTGGAACGGGCTCCAGGAAGGACGTTACTGGACTCTCTTAAGTTCGGCTTTTTCCCATTCCCTTTTCATTCACATATTTCTCAATATGTTCGTCTTGCAAAGCTTCGGCCCGATTGTTCACTCGGTGCTGGGCTTTAGACGCTTTGCGGTTTTCTATCTAACTGCCGCTATTGTTTCGTCTTTCTCACATGCTGCCGTATCTGCATTCATCGTCGGGAAACCAGGTCTCCAGGCTTTAGGAGCATCGGGCGCTGTGTCGGGCTTGATTTTGCTTTTCGCCCTCATGTTCCCTACGCAAAAGATCCTGATGTTTGGTTTCATTCCCGTTCCAGCTTTCGTCGGCGGACTGATTTTTATCGGCCTTGATGTTTGGGGCCTCTGGGCACAAGCCGAAGGAGGAGGCCTTCCGATCGGCCATGGTGCTCATTTAGGTGGTGCCATCACTGGAATTTTCTACTACCTCATCCTACTTAACCAGCTGCGGAAAGCGAAAGCATCCTCTACGCCATACTAG
- a CDS encoding response regulator transcription factor produces the protein MDRVLLVDDSPEVYVLVRAALSGNAIDFQFAASVNAAKALIVESSFALFIFDLHLPDGDSHVLISFVRSLLQYRDVPILILSSSSEPECKVSALNLGADDYLCKPFNMLELRARVNRMLTRARSARDGETLIGPHGLLLDQSKNMVYSPLHPKGISLSNTEFRLLSTMVRRSGAHFARGQLLDLVWGHNIAVNDRTIDTHIYTIRKKLGPLGALIRSIPGVGYCVDENLKTEQQVVIKET, from the coding sequence ATGGACCGCGTATTGCTGGTCGACGATTCCCCAGAGGTCTACGTATTAGTTCGTGCCGCTCTTTCGGGAAACGCTATCGATTTTCAGTTTGCAGCCAGCGTTAACGCTGCAAAGGCACTCATCGTAGAATCTAGTTTCGCACTTTTTATTTTTGATCTGCACCTGCCTGATGGGGACTCCCACGTGCTTATCAGTTTTGTACGAAGTCTTTTGCAGTACCGGGATGTGCCCATTTTAATCTTAAGCTCTTCATCCGAGCCAGAGTGCAAGGTATCTGCACTGAACCTCGGCGCAGATGACTACCTATGTAAGCCATTTAACATGTTGGAACTTCGCGCTCGGGTCAATCGAATGCTGACGCGAGCGCGATCGGCGCGTGACGGAGAGACGCTGATCGGCCCTCATGGGCTTCTCCTCGATCAGTCAAAAAACATGGTTTACTCGCCTCTTCACCCGAAGGGCATTTCGCTTTCCAATACTGAGTTTCGACTTTTATCTACGATGGTCAGACGCAGCGGCGCCCACTTCGCGCGCGGGCAGCTTTTGGACCTTGTGTGGGGTCACAACATTGCTGTCAATGATCGCACGATCGACACGCATATCTACACCATCAGAAAAAAGCTCGGCCCGCTAGGCGCGCTTATTAGGTCCATTCCCGGAGTCGGCTATTGCGTTGATGAAAACTTAAAGACCGAGCAACAGGTTGTTATCAAGGAAACTTGA
- a CDS encoding PAS domain S-box protein has product MAFKLVGNLVAQIRMAMTLLLALLNKDVRQSLQQSRVLFESASDGIWESNLNGKILRVNAAGLAMLGYQEEEVLGRNFEIFVAKSNRPRLYDAMNSLNQPGAVDVSEWQLITKDGAFIDVEISAKIYSRRTIYGFVRDITIRKSFERRWAFLASLSAQLSQTMEYEERVRISADVMTPRYADLCVVSMVENDEVHLRAVATSSDRTRTRLQGSSEQVNLKEPNQFSAYEVIKNRRPIFIKDVQSEILDREDVGLKYKAYLEDLGITSFISMPLISRGRVVGLFEIAMQNRVRRFAGSDLAFFEEIADRCAVAIDNADLYQRAQAAAHSRELVLSIVSHDIRNPMANIDLSLQMLNASVHSGVMAAAVVPSEVVKKTVSRIKSSLQSMDRLIADLLDFGKIQAGTLSVKMEPVEVSALVHTAVEPFEEKCRQKNLKLITQIDDGVSFVRCDSVRFIQVLWNLIGNSLKFTPSGGEIRLSATLESDKVHFVVSDTGCGVNREELGKIFERFWQSKEAAELGYGLGLSIAKGIVVSHGGKIWAESTKGRGTEIHFSIPIDPHTPSPEVQSAPYRELFKSLRGIRILAVDDAPENLVLLKMFLEKAGPEFHFSENVRGALRLLDEVRPTLVLTDIELGRESGFDLLRRIRLRDGSSQRRTPVIAMTAHADAAYKNKMSATDFDLVFQKPVLVEQLIDAIARLSPRHSNPVISSQEAGT; this is encoded by the coding sequence GTGGCGTTCAAACTAGTAGGTAATTTAGTGGCTCAAATTCGAATGGCAATGACATTGCTGTTGGCGCTGTTGAACAAGGATGTTCGTCAAAGCCTGCAGCAGTCGCGGGTGCTTTTTGAATCCGCCAGCGATGGAATTTGGGAGTCGAACTTGAATGGAAAAATCCTACGGGTGAATGCTGCTGGTCTTGCCATGCTCGGCTATCAGGAGGAAGAGGTTCTGGGGCGAAACTTTGAAATTTTCGTCGCAAAGTCTAATCGCCCAAGACTTTATGACGCGATGAATTCGCTCAATCAGCCAGGCGCGGTTGATGTTTCTGAATGGCAGCTGATAACAAAAGACGGCGCTTTTATTGATGTTGAAATCAGCGCTAAGATTTATAGTCGGCGAACCATCTATGGTTTCGTTCGAGATATCACCATTCGAAAGAGTTTCGAACGTCGATGGGCCTTTCTCGCTTCACTGTCGGCTCAGCTCAGTCAAACAATGGAATACGAGGAGAGAGTCCGCATCAGTGCCGATGTCATGACGCCACGATATGCTGATCTCTGTGTCGTCTCGATGGTTGAAAATGACGAGGTACATTTGAGGGCGGTAGCCACATCCAGCGATAGGACTCGGACGCGGTTGCAAGGGTCGAGCGAGCAAGTAAATCTTAAGGAACCGAATCAGTTTAGCGCCTATGAGGTCATCAAAAACAGGAGGCCGATATTCATAAAAGACGTTCAATCGGAAATTCTTGATCGAGAAGATGTTGGCTTAAAATACAAAGCCTATCTCGAAGATCTTGGCATAACCTCTTTCATTTCAATGCCCTTGATTTCCCGAGGACGAGTGGTCGGGCTTTTCGAGATTGCGATGCAAAACAGAGTGCGAAGGTTTGCAGGAAGTGATCTCGCATTTTTCGAAGAGATAGCCGATCGGTGCGCAGTGGCTATCGACAATGCCGATCTCTATCAGCGCGCCCAAGCGGCCGCGCACTCCCGCGAATTGGTGTTGTCGATAGTGTCCCATGACATTCGAAATCCTATGGCGAATATCGACCTCAGCTTGCAAATGTTAAATGCAAGCGTTCACTCGGGAGTTATGGCCGCCGCAGTAGTGCCTTCAGAAGTGGTGAAAAAAACGGTATCTCGAATCAAATCTTCGCTTCAGTCAATGGATCGACTAATCGCAGACCTGCTTGATTTCGGCAAAATTCAGGCGGGAACATTGTCAGTAAAGATGGAGCCGGTTGAAGTTTCCGCGCTCGTCCATACTGCGGTAGAGCCGTTTGAAGAAAAATGTCGGCAAAAAAATTTAAAGCTCATCACTCAAATTGATGATGGTGTATCTTTTGTCAGGTGCGATTCCGTGCGGTTTATTCAAGTCCTTTGGAACCTGATCGGCAACTCTCTTAAGTTCACGCCGTCGGGTGGTGAGATTCGGCTATCTGCAACATTAGAATCGGATAAAGTTCATTTTGTCGTCTCCGACACGGGCTGTGGAGTAAACCGCGAAGAGCTAGGAAAAATATTTGAACGATTTTGGCAGTCAAAAGAGGCCGCCGAGCTGGGATATGGACTAGGACTTTCGATTGCAAAGGGAATCGTTGTCTCGCACGGTGGAAAAATCTGGGCAGAATCAACAAAGGGTCGAGGCACTGAAATTCACTTTTCAATCCCCATTGATCCCCATACTCCAAGTCCCGAGGTGCAGTCGGCCCCCTATCGAGAGCTTTTTAAGTCGCTCAGGGGCATTCGAATTCTAGCTGTCGATGATGCGCCGGAGAATCTCGTGCTCCTCAAAATGTTTTTAGAAAAAGCTGGACCAGAGTTTCACTTTTCGGAAAACGTTCGCGGCGCTTTGAGACTGTTGGATGAAGTTCGGCCGACTTTGGTCTTAACGGATATCGAGCTTGGCCGGGAGTCAGGCTTTGATCTCCTAAGAAGAATTCGACTTAGGGACGGTTCAAGCCAGCGGCGAACACCAGTGATCGCGATGACTGCGCATGCGGATGCCGCCTATAAAAATAAAATGAGTGCGACCGACTTCGACTTAGTTTTTCAAAAACCAGTGCTAGTTGAACAACTGATCGATGCAATTGCTCGACTGTCACCGCGGCACTCGAATCCGGTGATTTCTTCCCAAGAAGCTGGTACTTAG
- a CDS encoding glutaredoxin: MRTVLPNEKLTPAALKSIEEFHPQFVEEVKNAVAANKIVVVGMKQNPVVKKARAVLDEKGLVYTYLEYGSYLSMWKQRLAIKIWSGWPTYPQVFIDGKLVGGCKELIAHLRDN, from the coding sequence ATGAGAACGGTTTTACCAAATGAAAAACTGACACCCGCAGCATTGAAATCAATTGAAGAGTTTCATCCTCAATTCGTGGAGGAAGTGAAAAACGCAGTAGCCGCGAACAAAATCGTGGTGGTCGGTATGAAACAGAACCCAGTGGTGAAGAAAGCGCGCGCGGTCTTAGACGAAAAAGGGCTGGTCTACACATATCTTGAATATGGCAGCTACTTATCGATGTGGAAGCAGCGATTGGCGATTAAAATATGGAGCGGCTGGCCGACTTACCCACAGGTATTTATTGATGGCAAGCTTGTCGGCGGCTGCAAGGAACTCATTGCTCACCTTCGCGACAATTAG